A single window of Dichotomicrobium thermohalophilum DNA harbors:
- a CDS encoding uracil-DNA glycosylase, whose protein sequence is MADISHTDKVRAMLEWYQAMGVDDAVAETPLDWAKARFEMPRPMQTPTQSAGGKLAHIDTLEALRAEVAAFEGCGLKRTAKSLCFARGNPDARVMLIGEAPGRDEDLQGLPFVGRAGQLLDRMLRAIDLTADNAYITNVVYWRPPGNRNPSPQEVEACRPFLTRQVELVAPEIMVLLGGAAAKHILGATDGIMKLRGKWRDVTIGGHACRAIATLHPAYLLRNPLGKRLAWRDLLMIRDALDTSG, encoded by the coding sequence ATGGCCGACATCTCCCACACGGACAAGGTCCGCGCGATGCTTGAGTGGTATCAGGCCATGGGCGTGGACGACGCCGTAGCCGAGACCCCGCTGGATTGGGCCAAGGCGCGGTTCGAGATGCCTCGGCCAATGCAGACGCCCACCCAAAGCGCCGGCGGCAAACTCGCGCATATCGACACGCTGGAGGCGCTGCGCGCCGAAGTCGCCGCATTCGAGGGCTGCGGCCTGAAACGCACGGCCAAGTCGCTCTGCTTTGCGCGCGGCAACCCCGATGCCCGCGTCATGCTCATCGGCGAAGCGCCGGGCCGCGACGAGGACCTGCAGGGTCTGCCCTTCGTCGGCCGCGCCGGCCAGCTTCTCGACCGGATGCTACGGGCGATCGACCTGACTGCGGACAACGCGTATATCACGAACGTTGTCTATTGGCGGCCGCCGGGCAACCGCAACCCTTCGCCGCAGGAGGTCGAGGCTTGCCGCCCGTTCCTGACGCGGCAGGTCGAGCTGGTCGCGCCAGAAATCATGGTGCTCCTCGGGGGCGCGGCGGCGAAGCACATACTTGGCGCGACCGACGGCATCATGAAGCTGCGCGGCAAGTGGCGCGACGTCACGATTGGCGGACATGCGTGCCGCGCCATCGCCACGCTGCATCCGGCTTATCTGCTGCGCAATCCCCTCGGCAAGCGGCTGGCCTGGCGTGACCTGCTGATGATCCGCGATGCGCTGGATACCAGCGGCTAG
- a CDS encoding uracil-DNA glycosylase family protein yields the protein MTDRLEALVKRIRACRVCVEEPIGEPLPHEPRPVLSVSSTARLCVCGQAPGTRVHETGIPFNDPSGDRLRHWMGVTREEFYDESRVAIVPMGFCFPGTNGKGGDLPPRKECPPTWRAELFKALPRFELILLIGQYAQKWHLGSEARPTLTETVADWRHYAERHERPRHLPLPHPSWRNTAWLKRNPWFEDEVVPYLRAEVRRLL from the coding sequence ATGACCGACCGGCTGGAGGCGCTGGTCAAGCGAATCCGCGCCTGCCGCGTCTGCGTCGAAGAGCCGATCGGAGAACCGCTCCCGCATGAGCCGCGACCCGTCCTGAGCGTCAGTTCCACCGCCCGGCTTTGCGTTTGCGGGCAGGCGCCGGGGACGCGCGTGCATGAAACCGGCATTCCGTTCAACGACCCTTCCGGCGACCGGCTGCGCCACTGGATGGGCGTCACGCGAGAAGAGTTCTACGATGAAAGCCGGGTCGCCATCGTGCCAATGGGCTTCTGCTTCCCCGGGACGAACGGCAAGGGCGGTGATCTGCCGCCGCGCAAGGAGTGCCCGCCAACCTGGCGAGCGGAGCTGTTCAAGGCCCTGCCCCGGTTCGAGTTGATCCTGCTGATCGGCCAATACGCACAGAAATGGCATCTGGGCAGTGAAGCCCGCCCGACGCTGACCGAGACGGTCGCCGACTGGCGCCATTACGCCGAGCGGCACGAACGGCCGCGCCATCTTCCGCTGCCGCACCCGTCTTGGCGCAATACGGCCTGGCTGAAGCGCAATCCTTGGTTCGAGGACGAGGTCGTGCCCTACCTGCGCGCCGAGGTCCGCAGACTTCTCTAG
- a CDS encoding MBL fold metallo-hydrolase produces MKLTITGSGDAFGSGGRLNTCFHVQSGETGFLIDCGASALISLKKAGLSTNDVDTVFITHLHGDHFGGLPFFLIDAMFMAKRTKPLTLVGPAELEARFHIACEAMFPLATENQRDFEMTFVPLHAGETTRVGAVSVTPFEVKHYSGAPSYALRFTLENKVLAYTGDTGWVDSVVEAGRDADLYIMECFQYDKRLDMHLDYLTIHHRLDDIGAKRVLLTHMSDAMLAEQHEVTDARCSLAEDGMVIEV; encoded by the coding sequence ATGAAACTGACGATCACCGGCAGCGGCGATGCCTTCGGGTCGGGCGGCCGACTCAACACCTGCTTCCATGTTCAAAGCGGCGAAACAGGCTTCCTGATCGACTGCGGCGCGTCGGCGCTCATCTCGCTCAAAAAGGCAGGGCTGAGCACGAACGACGTCGACACCGTCTTCATCACCCATTTGCATGGCGACCACTTCGGCGGGCTGCCGTTCTTCCTCATCGACGCGATGTTCATGGCCAAGCGGACCAAGCCGCTCACGCTGGTCGGCCCGGCGGAGTTGGAGGCGCGGTTTCATATCGCCTGTGAGGCGATGTTCCCGCTGGCCACCGAGAACCAGCGCGATTTCGAGATGACCTTTGTGCCGCTGCACGCGGGCGAAACGACCAGGGTCGGGGCGGTGAGCGTCACCCCGTTCGAGGTCAAACATTACTCCGGCGCTCCGTCCTACGCGCTGCGCTTCACCTTGGAGAATAAGGTGCTGGCCTACACGGGCGACACAGGCTGGGTCGATTCCGTGGTCGAGGCCGGGCGCGACGCCGACCTCTACATTATGGAATGCTTCCAATACGACAAGCGGCTGGATATGCATCTCGATTATCTCACCATTCACCACCGCCTTGACGACATTGGCGCGAAGCGGGTGCTGCTGACTCACATGAGCGATGCCATGCTGGCGGAACAGCACGAGGTGACAGACGCACGTTGCTCGCTTGCTGAGGACGGCATGGTGATCGAGGTTTGA
- a CDS encoding glutathione S-transferase family protein: MKIIEARGAPNPRRVRIFAAEKGLDIPCEGIDLMAGEHRSDWFEKLNPYGGVPVLVLDDGEALSETVAICRYLEALTPEPALFGREPLEAARIEMWNRRMEFSLFWPVANVFRHTNPRMAALESPQIPEWADVNRERAGRGLRLLNDQLVQSDYVAGGTFTIADITAFVAVGFMKPARMALPEGLGHLARWYDAVKARESVAQAGI; the protein is encoded by the coding sequence ATGAAAATCATCGAGGCGCGGGGCGCACCGAATCCCCGGCGGGTCCGCATTTTCGCCGCTGAGAAGGGGCTGGACATCCCCTGTGAGGGCATCGACCTGATGGCCGGCGAACACAGGAGTGACTGGTTCGAGAAACTGAATCCCTATGGCGGCGTGCCCGTGCTGGTCCTTGATGACGGCGAAGCGCTGAGCGAGACGGTCGCCATTTGCCGCTATCTGGAGGCGCTGACGCCTGAGCCCGCGCTGTTCGGACGGGAACCGCTTGAGGCCGCGCGAATCGAGATGTGGAACCGGCGCATGGAGTTCAGCCTGTTCTGGCCTGTCGCCAATGTGTTTCGTCACACCAATCCGCGCATGGCCGCCCTCGAATCACCGCAAATCCCGGAATGGGCCGATGTGAATCGTGAGCGCGCTGGCCGGGGCTTGCGTTTGTTGAATGACCAGCTCGTGCAGAGCGACTATGTAGCAGGCGGTACATTCACGATTGCCGACATAACTGCCTTCGTGGCGGTCGGCTTCATGAAGCCGGCGCGGATGGCGCTGCCCGAGGGGCTGGGTCATCTCGCGCGGTGGTACGACGCGGTCAAAGCGCGCGAAAGCGTAGCGCAAGCAGGAATCTAG
- a CDS encoding sensor histidine kinase, translating into MSVDHAAEATFDGDGRPVPRVLLRENDDHRNAVDRDAAATGPSFEYERLRMFAANELSAWPAMPLLALVVCLALVNWAPIEQLGLWLAAVLMAKGIVLALCRQLENGPADADAWRGKLWAAEFLYGMTWAGLAFVDITSHHQAAYFLIFAAFVIVVASRMIFASTVMPLLYPGTIPLTAALVLRSALMGEMFYFSLAIVATAIHVYFILLARGLNATLLDMLSYRAQKDALIAELEQSRAVSEEARRRAENASMAKSRFLATMSHELRTPLNAILGFSEVMKDEVLGPHTTPTYRNYAADIYDSGQHLLHLINEILDLSRIEAGRYELNESRVPLAEVMEDCRRLMIMRAEEKGIDFVEDYDGMPEAIWADERAVRQICLNLLSNAIKFTPRGGTVTLRCSVNEGGEPFLSVSDDGPGIPEHEVPLVLRSFGQGAFARENAEGGSGLGLPIVKGLAELHDGRLELETREGQGTTAIVIFSWKRLIGRSNSEALESGEDSRLSKENAA; encoded by the coding sequence ATGAGTGTGGACCACGCCGCCGAGGCGACCTTCGACGGGGACGGTCGCCCGGTTCCAAGAGTTTTGCTCCGGGAAAACGACGACCACCGCAACGCCGTTGACCGGGACGCGGCCGCGACTGGGCCCAGCTTCGAGTATGAGCGGCTGCGGATGTTCGCAGCCAACGAGTTGTCGGCCTGGCCGGCGATGCCCCTCCTGGCGCTGGTGGTGTGTCTTGCGCTCGTGAACTGGGCGCCGATCGAACAACTCGGCCTTTGGCTGGCCGCCGTGCTCATGGCGAAAGGCATCGTCCTGGCGCTGTGCCGGCAACTTGAAAACGGGCCGGCCGATGCTGACGCTTGGCGCGGGAAGCTCTGGGCCGCTGAATTCCTGTACGGCATGACCTGGGCGGGGCTCGCCTTTGTCGACATTACCAGCCATCACCAGGCGGCCTATTTCCTCATCTTCGCGGCGTTCGTCATCGTCGTCGCCAGCCGGATGATCTTCGCCTCGACGGTCATGCCGCTACTCTATCCCGGCACGATACCGTTGACGGCTGCGCTTGTCCTGCGCTCCGCGCTCATGGGCGAGATGTTCTACTTTTCATTAGCAATCGTGGCCACGGCCATCCACGTCTACTTCATCCTTCTGGCGCGCGGACTGAATGCTACCCTGCTCGACATGCTGTCGTACCGCGCGCAGAAGGATGCGCTCATCGCCGAACTGGAGCAATCGAGGGCCGTTTCCGAAGAAGCGCGGCGGCGCGCGGAGAATGCCAGCATGGCGAAATCACGCTTTCTCGCCACGATGAGCCATGAACTGCGCACGCCGCTCAACGCCATCCTCGGCTTTTCCGAGGTCATGAAGGACGAAGTGCTCGGCCCGCACACAACCCCCACCTATCGGAATTACGCCGCCGACATCTACGACAGCGGGCAGCATCTGCTGCACCTGATCAACGAGATCCTCGACCTTTCGCGCATCGAGGCCGGGCGCTACGAACTGAATGAAAGCCGCGTGCCACTGGCGGAGGTTATGGAGGATTGCCGGCGGCTGATGATCATGCGCGCAGAGGAGAAAGGCATCGACTTCGTCGAGGACTACGATGGGATGCCCGAGGCGATCTGGGCTGACGAGCGCGCCGTGCGCCAGATCTGCTTGAATCTGTTGTCGAACGCGATCAAGTTCACGCCGCGCGGCGGGACCGTCACGCTACGCTGCAGCGTCAACGAGGGGGGCGAGCCGTTCCTGAGCGTATCGGACGACGGCCCTGGCATTCCCGAGCACGAGGTGCCGCTGGTCCTGCGCTCCTTTGGCCAGGGCGCCTTTGCGCGCGAGAACGCGGAGGGCGGCAGCGGCCTTGGTCTGCCGATCGTCAAAGGCTTGGCGGAGTTGCACGATGGTCGGCTCGAACTGGAAACGCGTGAAGGGCAGGGTACCACCGCCATCGTCATTTTCAGCTGGAAACGGCTCATTGGCCGCTCAAATAGTGAGGCGCTGGAAAGCGGCGAAGACAGCCGGCTAAGCAAGGAAAACGCCGCCTGA
- a CDS encoding quaternary amine ABC transporter ATP-binding protein, with protein sequence MSYKLTAENVYKIFGPEPDRALEMSQQGASKDEVFRETKSVVAVNDVSFKVPEGQIFVVMGLSGSGKSTLIRCLNRLFEPTAGKIYIDDFDITAANEEELRQVRLKRMAMVFQHFALFPHMSVWENAAYGLKARNTDVSERREQAVAALKSVGLDAWADSYPKNLSGGMQQRVGLARALAVSPEVLLMDEPFSALDPLIRRDTQDELIEIQERLGSTIVFITHDLQEALKLGDQIAIMKDGRFVQVGTPQQIVMDPADDYVFEFTRDVDRSRVLTFGSIRDEAETLTGEEPLDEVTRRFEANENLKGMFVVDDKNKPVGLVDRDRIGEAEEGATARSLMDRHFAKVRRSSYICESFDRLGDHKLFAVVDREGKLRGVVDPMNVFQHLEPPTEEDAVQPGGRPGERPDDLEAASQPVAQETA encoded by the coding sequence ATGAGCTATAAACTCACCGCAGAAAACGTCTATAAGATTTTCGGCCCTGAGCCGGACAGAGCGCTGGAGATGTCCCAGCAGGGCGCTAGCAAGGACGAGGTCTTCCGCGAAACAAAGAGCGTGGTTGCCGTCAACGATGTCTCCTTCAAGGTGCCCGAGGGCCAGATCTTCGTGGTCATGGGCTTGTCCGGTTCGGGCAAGTCGACGCTGATCCGTTGCCTGAACCGCTTGTTCGAACCCACCGCCGGCAAGATCTACATTGATGATTTCGACATCACCGCCGCTAACGAGGAGGAACTTCGCCAGGTCCGGCTAAAGCGGATGGCGATGGTGTTTCAGCATTTCGCGCTGTTCCCCCACATGAGTGTGTGGGAGAACGCCGCCTATGGCCTCAAGGCGCGCAACACCGATGTCTCCGAGCGTCGAGAGCAGGCGGTCGCGGCGCTGAAATCGGTCGGACTGGATGCCTGGGCAGACTCCTATCCGAAAAACCTCAGCGGTGGCATGCAACAGCGCGTCGGCCTTGCGCGGGCGCTGGCGGTTTCGCCGGAAGTGCTGCTGATGGACGAGCCGTTTTCCGCGCTCGACCCACTCATTCGCCGCGACACCCAGGACGAATTGATCGAAATTCAGGAACGTTTGGGCAGCACGATCGTTTTCATCACGCACGACCTGCAGGAGGCCCTGAAGCTCGGCGACCAGATCGCCATCATGAAGGACGGCCGATTCGTGCAGGTCGGCACGCCGCAGCAAATCGTGATGGACCCGGCCGACGACTACGTCTTCGAGTTTACGCGCGATGTCGACCGTAGCCGGGTGCTCACCTTCGGCAGCATCCGGGACGAGGCCGAGACGCTGACGGGCGAGGAGCCGCTGGACGAGGTCACGCGGCGCTTTGAAGCGAACGAGAATCTGAAGGGCATGTTCGTGGTCGATGACAAGAACAAGCCGGTTGGTCTGGTCGACCGCGACAGGATCGGCGAAGCCGAGGAGGGCGCGACGGCCCGCAGCCTGATGGATCGGCATTTCGCCAAGGTGCGCCGCTCGAGCTACATTTGTGAAAGCTTCGACCGGCTTGGGGATCACAAGCTGTTCGCCGTGGTCGACCGCGAGGGCAAGTTGCGCGGCGTGGTCGATCCGATGAATGTCTTCCAGCATCTCGAGCCGCCCACCGAGGAGGATGCGGTTCAGCCGGGCGGCCGTCCGGGCGAGCGCCCCGATGACTTGGAGGCGGCTTCCCAGCCCGTTGCGCAGGAGACGGCCTGA
- a CDS encoding ABC transporter permease: MSDTNATYAQVTASMEVLRPSNYFRVPMDDWVDSGVDWLVDNFRPAFQAVKWPVEKVLNGLDGLLQATPFIVFTVLVALLAWRLAGRGVAIFTIISFLVLDAVGVWSETMTTLAMILTAVVFCAVIGIPLGISAAASDRFASGIRPVLDIMQTIPPFVYLVPIVMLFGVGLVPGVIATIIFALPPIVRLTNLGIRQVQGELVEAGYAFGSTPRQVLWEIQIPLALRTIMAGLNQTLMLALSMAVIAALIGAGGLGLTVYTGLGRLDVGQAFLGGLGIVLLAIVLDRITQALGTQGEEKQPGWTFKGILRMLTGQGRESSSEEREGKAASSAAE, translated from the coding sequence ATGTCTGATACCAATGCGACTTACGCGCAGGTGACGGCCAGCATGGAAGTGTTGCGTCCTTCGAACTATTTCCGCGTCCCCATGGATGATTGGGTGGACAGTGGCGTCGACTGGCTGGTCGACAATTTCCGCCCGGCTTTCCAGGCGGTCAAATGGCCGGTCGAGAAGGTGCTGAACGGTCTTGACGGACTGCTGCAGGCCACGCCTTTCATCGTGTTTACCGTCCTCGTGGCGCTCCTGGCATGGCGGCTGGCAGGCCGCGGCGTGGCCATCTTCACGATCATTTCGTTCCTGGTGCTCGACGCTGTGGGCGTCTGGAGCGAGACGATGACCACGCTGGCAATGATCCTGACAGCGGTGGTGTTCTGCGCCGTGATCGGCATTCCGTTGGGGATTTCCGCCGCCGCGAGCGACCGGTTCGCATCGGGCATCCGCCCCGTGCTCGACATCATGCAGACGATACCGCCCTTCGTTTATCTGGTGCCGATCGTCATGCTGTTCGGCGTCGGGCTTGTGCCGGGGGTTATCGCGACGATCATCTTCGCGCTGCCGCCAATCGTGCGTCTTACCAATCTTGGGATTCGACAAGTGCAGGGTGAGCTCGTGGAGGCGGGCTACGCCTTCGGATCAACGCCGCGCCAGGTTCTCTGGGAAATCCAGATTCCGTTGGCGCTACGCACCATCATGGCGGGTCTCAACCAGACACTCATGCTGGCGCTGTCGATGGCCGTTATCGCTGCCTTGATCGGCGCGGGCGGACTGGGCCTGACCGTCTACACGGGTCTTGGACGCCTGGACGTCGGCCAGGCCTTCCTGGGCGGTCTCGGCATCGTGCTGCTGGCCATCGTGCTTGACCGGATTACGCAGGCGCTTGGCACGCAGGGCGAGGAAAAACAGCCCGGATGGACCTTTAAGGGCATCCTGCGAATGCTGACAGGTCAGGGCCGCGAGTCCTCTTCCGAAGAACGGGAAGGGAAGGCGGCCTCTTCAGCCGCGGAATAA
- the proX gene encoding glycine betaine/L-proline ABC transporter substrate-binding protein ProX has protein sequence MNAVKFLSRLALGAAAAFAITSTAITSDVAAQEPGEGKSVSMARATWDTGWFQAEIYKQLFEKLGYDVGQVRTLDNPPFYQAVGQGDIDLWVNGWFPLHDTYRDAFEEGASIIGYVAKGGALQGYLVDKKSAEEYGITNIMDFTKPEIKEAFDANGDGKADLVACPPGWGCEKKIANDLDELELRDHINPIKAGYSSSMADALGRFRQGDPILFYTWTPNWTVGILQPGKDVVWIEMPNATEETTVAGVEGCVNDPCALGWKANDIRPVANDEFLNNNPAVKTLLEEARIPLDDIFAQNAKMNQGEDSPEDIQRHASEWIENNSDLVDGWMKKAREAAM, from the coding sequence ATGAACGCTGTTAAGTTCTTGTCGCGGCTTGCTCTCGGCGCCGCGGCGGCGTTCGCGATCACGTCGACCGCCATTACGAGTGACGTCGCTGCCCAGGAGCCGGGTGAAGGCAAGTCGGTTTCGATGGCCCGTGCCACCTGGGACACCGGCTGGTTCCAGGCCGAGATTTACAAGCAGCTTTTCGAGAAGCTCGGTTATGACGTCGGCCAGGTGCGTACGCTTGACAACCCACCATTTTACCAGGCTGTCGGCCAGGGCGACATCGACCTGTGGGTGAACGGCTGGTTCCCGCTGCACGACACCTATCGTGATGCCTTCGAGGAAGGCGCCTCGATCATCGGTTACGTTGCCAAGGGCGGCGCGCTTCAGGGCTATCTCGTGGACAAGAAGTCGGCCGAAGAGTACGGCATCACCAACATCATGGACTTCACCAAGCCCGAGATTAAGGAAGCCTTCGACGCCAATGGCGACGGCAAGGCGGACCTGGTTGCCTGCCCGCCGGGCTGGGGTTGCGAGAAGAAGATCGCCAATGACCTCGACGAACTCGAGCTTCGCGATCACATCAACCCGATCAAGGCCGGCTATTCATCCTCGATGGCGGACGCGCTCGGCCGCTTCAGGCAGGGTGATCCGATCCTGTTCTACACCTGGACGCCGAACTGGACGGTCGGCATTCTTCAGCCGGGCAAGGACGTCGTCTGGATCGAGATGCCGAACGCGACCGAGGAAACCACGGTTGCCGGTGTCGAGGGCTGTGTGAATGATCCCTGCGCTCTCGGTTGGAAGGCCAACGACATCCGTCCGGTCGCCAACGACGAGTTCCTGAACAACAACCCGGCCGTAAAGACCCTGCTGGAAGAAGCCCGCATCCCGCTCGATGACATCTTCGCTCAGAACGCGAAGATGAACCAGGGCGAGGATTCCCCGGAAGACATCCAGCGCCACGCGTCCGAGTGGATCGAGAACAACTCGGACCTGGTCGACGGCTGGATGAAGAAGGCGCGCGAAGCCGCGATGTAA
- the dksA gene encoding RNA polymerase-binding protein DksA has product MGVTDLPDDYRPSEDEPFMNDRQREYFRRKLLDWKDEILRSSRETLDNLQDSEQHPDLTDRASSETDRALELRARDRQRKLIAKIDAALERIEDGTYGYCEETGEPIGVKRLDARPIATLSVEAQERHEKREKIYRDE; this is encoded by the coding sequence ATGGGCGTGACGGACCTGCCGGACGATTATCGGCCGTCGGAAGACGAACCGTTTATGAACGACCGGCAGCGCGAATATTTCCGGAGGAAACTCCTCGACTGGAAAGACGAAATTTTGCGCTCAAGCCGTGAGACACTCGACAATCTTCAGGACTCCGAACAGCATCCCGACCTGACGGACCGCGCCTCCTCGGAAACCGACCGGGCGCTGGAACTGCGCGCGCGGGATCGGCAGCGCAAGCTAATCGCCAAGATCGACGCGGCGCTGGAGCGGATCGAGGACGGTACCTACGGCTATTGCGAAGAGACGGGCGAACCCATTGGCGTGAAGCGGCTTGATGCCCGGCCGATCGCGACGCTGAGCGTCGAGGCGCAGGAGCGGCACGAGAAGCGCGAGAAGATCTATCGCGACGAATAG
- a CDS encoding YcjX family protein, with protein sequence MSLTDFTGKPTDALRNAGALASDLIRPTVRLGVTGLARAGKTVFITSIVHNLLHGGRLPFFDPMAQGRIVRVYLEPQPDDDVPRFAYEDHLAAMTGADRDWPESTRHISELRLTIEYEPEAFWRRQLGPARLHIDIVDYPGEWLLDLALLDMSYETWSRLALEMAERPERAQAAAPFRRFLREVDPSGAQEEAQAREGAQLFTDYLRASRDAALGLVATPGRFLLPGQFEGTPAVTFCPLPPPEGQKPGRGTLWAMMDRRFESYKSAVVRPFFRDHFARLDRQIVLVDVLSALANGAQAMAEVERALARILECFNPGAKSWLELVLGRRIDRVLFAATKADHVHSESHDRLEAILRHMVRAASGRAEGAGADVDAVALAAVRATREAEVRQGGEPLPTVVGCPRAGEQVGGESFDGTREAAIFPGDLPADPAAALAPDFTLTDASGGEFAFVRFRPPKLQRGALGELPPLPHIRLDRALNFLIGDRIA encoded by the coding sequence ATGAGCCTCACCGATTTCACCGGCAAACCGACTGATGCGCTGCGCAACGCCGGCGCGTTGGCCAGCGACCTCATACGGCCGACCGTGCGTCTCGGTGTGACGGGGCTGGCGCGCGCGGGCAAGACGGTGTTCATCACCTCAATTGTGCACAACCTGCTGCATGGCGGGCGCCTGCCGTTTTTCGATCCGATGGCGCAGGGCCGGATCGTGCGCGTGTACCTGGAGCCGCAGCCGGACGACGACGTACCCCGCTTTGCTTATGAGGACCACCTGGCCGCCATGACCGGCGCGGACCGAGACTGGCCGGAGAGCACGCGGCATATCAGCGAACTGCGCCTGACGATCGAATACGAGCCGGAAGCGTTCTGGCGGCGGCAGCTTGGCCCGGCGCGGTTGCACATCGACATCGTCGACTATCCGGGCGAGTGGCTGCTCGATTTGGCGCTTCTGGACATGAGCTATGAGACGTGGTCGCGCCTCGCGCTGGAGATGGCCGAGCGGCCCGAGCGGGCTCAGGCGGCCGCGCCGTTTCGACGGTTTCTGCGCGAGGTTGATCCATCCGGCGCGCAGGAGGAGGCGCAGGCGCGGGAGGGCGCGCAACTCTTCACCGACTATCTGCGTGCAAGCCGGGATGCCGCGCTCGGGCTGGTGGCAACGCCGGGGCGCTTCCTGCTGCCCGGCCAGTTCGAGGGGACGCCTGCCGTTACATTCTGTCCCTTGCCGCCGCCGGAGGGCCAAAAGCCGGGGCGCGGCACGCTTTGGGCGATGATGGACCGGCGCTTCGAGTCCTACAAATCCGCGGTGGTACGTCCCTTCTTCCGCGACCACTTTGCGCGGCTGGACCGGCAGATCGTGCTGGTCGACGTGCTGTCCGCGCTGGCGAACGGGGCGCAGGCAATGGCCGAGGTGGAGCGGGCGCTGGCACGCATTCTCGAATGCTTCAATCCGGGTGCCAAGAGCTGGCTGGAGCTGGTGCTGGGCCGACGGATCGACCGGGTACTGTTCGCCGCGACCAAGGCCGATCATGTTCACAGTGAAAGCCACGACCGGCTGGAGGCGATCCTGCGGCACATGGTGCGCGCGGCGTCCGGACGGGCGGAAGGCGCGGGGGCGGACGTCGATGCGGTGGCGCTGGCGGCGGTGCGCGCGACGCGGGAGGCGGAGGTGCGCCAGGGAGGCGAGCCGCTGCCAACGGTGGTGGGCTGCCCCCGCGCAGGCGAGCAGGTCGGCGGCGAGAGCTTCGACGGCACGCGCGAGGCGGCGATCTTCCCCGGCGACTTGCCGGCGGACCCGGCCGCCGCGCTCGCGCCGGACTTCACCCTCACGGATGCGTCTGGTGGCGAATTCGCTTTCGTTCGCTTCCGCCCGCCGAAACTGCAGCGAGGCGCCCTTGGCGAACTCCCGCCGCTGCCGCATATCCGGCTGGACCGCGCGCTCAACTTCCTGATCGGAGACCGCATCGCATGA
- a CDS encoding YcjF family protein, with product MSKPRKPAVFSADDPAIRVSAPPEQDPEAELHAPEPAPKRGWRWGALLLSALGGLVVLALTSWATQTVSALFVRGGWLGWLALGLAILAGFSALMLLIAEIAGLMRLGRVTRLRAKAESALAAAEDAAEPERRRLKTVRGVVSGLERLLDDRSDTAWQLRRFREHRGDVIAPRGIMVLAERELLQPLDQRASAMIAASARRVSVITAISPSALVDVGFAAYENLRLMRRLATLYGGRPGFLGLMRLARMVIAHLAVTGGVAMGDDVVQQVVGHGLTARLSARLGEGIVNGAFTARIGIATLSQCRPLPYIEAPPPRLRALIADLIRRERRAARTEPSNAG from the coding sequence ATGAGCAAGCCGCGCAAGCCCGCCGTGTTCAGCGCCGACGACCCCGCGATTCGCGTGAGCGCGCCGCCTGAGCAGGATCCAGAGGCCGAACTGCACGCGCCCGAACCGGCTCCGAAGCGCGGGTGGCGCTGGGGCGCGCTGCTGTTGTCCGCGCTGGGCGGCCTGGTGGTGCTGGCGCTGACCTCCTGGGCGACGCAGACCGTGTCAGCGCTGTTCGTCAGGGGCGGCTGGTTGGGCTGGCTGGCGCTCGGTCTGGCGATCCTCGCGGGTTTTTCAGCATTGATGCTGCTCATTGCCGAGATTGCCGGGCTGATGCGTCTGGGGCGCGTCACGCGGCTGCGCGCGAAGGCCGAAAGCGCACTGGCCGCGGCGGAGGACGCCGCAGAGCCGGAGCGACGCCGGCTGAAGACGGTCCGGGGCGTCGTCAGCGGCCTTGAGCGGCTGCTTGATGACCGATCGGATACCGCGTGGCAGCTCCGCCGCTTCCGCGAGCATCGCGGCGATGTCATAGCCCCGCGCGGGATAATGGTGCTGGCTGAGCGCGAGCTGCTCCAGCCGCTCGATCAGCGGGCCAGCGCCATGATTGCTGCATCCGCCCGGCGAGTCTCCGTCATCACGGCGATCAGCCCGTCGGCGCTCGTCGATGTCGGTTTTGCAGCCTACGAGAACCTGCGGTTGATGCGCCGGCTGGCAACGCTCTACGGTGGCCGGCCCGGCTTTCTCGGTTTGATGCGGCTAGCGCGCATGGTGATCGCCCATCTGGCCGTAACGGGCGGTGTGGCCATGGGCGACGATGTCGTGCAGCAGGTCGTCGGCCACGGCTTGACGGCGCGGCTCTCGGCCCGGCTGGGCGAGGGGATCGTGAACGGCGCCTTCACCGCGCGGATCGGGATTGCCACGCTGTCGCAGTGCCGCCCGCTGCCCTATATCGAAGCGCCGCCGCCGCGTTTGCGCGCGCTCATCGCTGATCTTATCCGCCGCGAGCGCCGCGCCGCGCGCACCGAGCCGTCTAACGCCGGATGA